The following proteins are co-located in the Diaphorobacter sp. HDW4B genome:
- a CDS encoding class I SAM-dependent methyltransferase has product MSSDTPSHVAHRRHVLLALASVTFGSHGLAQAQQSGSAAASSPYEPRRGQPGKDVIWIPTPDVPVLRMLRLAHVTPQDYVIDLGSGDGKIVLAAAREGTRAHGVEYNPEMVELSKRRAQEAGLQERATFEKADIFEMDFARATVITMYLLPELNLRLRPKILSLKPGTRVVSHDFRMGDWKPEETSSMGSSSVHLWIVPANVGGKWQLRWSGQTPIELTMDQTFQQFKGKAVFDKMETTLRETQLRGDAVQFAFTDARGVLRQFNGKVSDDRIEGTVEGVGAGARAQPFTAQRMGEAPAINGATTSRLDEVQTLGDQ; this is encoded by the coding sequence ATGTCTTCAGATACTCCCTCGCACGTGGCGCATCGCCGTCATGTTCTTCTGGCGCTGGCCAGCGTCACGTTTGGATCGCACGGTCTGGCGCAGGCCCAGCAGAGCGGATCGGCTGCTGCTTCATCACCTTACGAGCCAAGGCGTGGGCAGCCCGGCAAGGATGTGATCTGGATACCCACGCCCGATGTGCCCGTTTTGCGCATGCTGCGGCTGGCCCATGTGACGCCGCAGGACTATGTGATCGACCTGGGATCGGGTGACGGAAAAATCGTGTTGGCTGCAGCGCGCGAAGGCACGCGCGCGCATGGCGTGGAGTACAACCCGGAGATGGTCGAGCTGTCCAAACGGCGTGCGCAGGAGGCCGGTCTGCAGGAGCGTGCGACGTTCGAGAAGGCCGACATCTTCGAGATGGATTTTGCGCGCGCCACGGTCATCACCATGTATCTGCTGCCCGAGTTGAACCTGCGGCTGCGTCCCAAAATTCTGTCGCTCAAACCCGGCACGCGTGTGGTCTCGCACGACTTTCGCATGGGTGACTGGAAGCCGGAAGAGACCTCTTCCATGGGCTCTTCGTCGGTGCATCTGTGGATCGTGCCTGCGAACGTGGGCGGCAAGTGGCAACTGCGCTGGTCGGGTCAAACGCCGATCGAGTTGACGATGGACCAGACGTTCCAGCAATTCAAGGGCAAGGCGGTTTTCGACAAGATGGAGACCACGCTGCGCGAGACGCAATTGCGTGGCGATGCCGTGCAGTTTGCGTTCACCGATGCGCGGGGCGTGCTGCGGCAATTCAACGGCAAGGTGAGCGATGACCGCATTGAAGGTACGGTGGAAGGTGTTGGTGCGGGCGCGCGAGCCCAGCCGTTCACTGCGCAACGGATGGGCGAGGCCCCTGCCATCAATGGTGCGACCACCAGTCGGCTGGACGAGGTGCAGACGTTGGGCGACCAATGA
- a CDS encoding APC family permease — MTTRADQPQPALNLRHAVAIIVGIVIGAGIFKSPSLVAQFSGSASAMMWAWLLGGAISLLGALCYAELAAAWPHAGGDYHFLLRAYGRRVAFLFAWARFSVITTGSIALLGFVFGDYMSALLPLGTEHSSAIWGALALVVLTWLNLRGLQASASTQSWLTLAEVLGLVLVIVAALWLSSGNGSGGGDLRVVESVQTAGSGSSMWGLAMVFVLLTYGGWNEAAYLSAEMRGSRKRMLHALVISIGLITLLYVGVNWAYLSGLGLAGMAESQAVAADLLARAFGPAGQWVMALMVAVAAITSMNATMIVGARTNFAVGRDWSALAFLGRWQQARGVPSVALYAQSICALLLIVLGDHMRSGFQTMVDFTAPVFWLFFLLSTLALIVLRVREPHAERPFHVPFYPVVPLLFAGVCGYMLWSSLAYVRTGALVGVGVLALGAALLWWLERVSRTH; from the coding sequence ATGACGACGCGCGCTGATCAGCCGCAGCCTGCGCTGAATCTGCGGCATGCGGTGGCGATCATTGTCGGCATCGTGATCGGTGCGGGCATCTTCAAATCGCCGTCGCTGGTCGCGCAATTCAGCGGATCGGCCAGCGCGATGATGTGGGCATGGTTGCTGGGCGGTGCGATCTCCTTGCTGGGCGCACTGTGCTATGCCGAGCTTGCTGCAGCATGGCCGCATGCGGGTGGTGACTACCATTTTCTGCTGCGCGCTTATGGCAGGCGCGTGGCGTTTCTGTTTGCATGGGCGCGGTTTTCCGTCATCACCACGGGCTCGATTGCGCTGCTGGGTTTTGTGTTTGGCGACTATATGAGTGCCCTGCTGCCGCTGGGCACCGAGCACAGTTCAGCGATCTGGGGAGCGCTGGCGCTGGTGGTGCTGACCTGGTTGAATCTGCGTGGATTGCAGGCCAGCGCGTCCACGCAAAGCTGGTTGACGTTGGCCGAAGTGCTGGGTCTGGTGCTGGTGATCGTGGCAGCTCTCTGGCTGAGCAGTGGCAACGGCAGCGGCGGCGGTGATCTTCGCGTGGTCGAGTCTGTGCAGACCGCAGGCAGTGGCTCCAGCATGTGGGGCCTGGCGATGGTGTTTGTGCTGCTCACTTACGGTGGTTGGAACGAGGCGGCCTACCTCAGCGCGGAGATGCGCGGCTCGCGCAAACGCATGCTGCATGCGCTGGTCATCAGCATTGGCTTGATTACGTTGTTGTACGTGGGCGTGAACTGGGCTTACCTGAGTGGACTGGGGCTGGCAGGCATGGCGGAAAGCCAGGCCGTGGCCGCCGATCTGCTGGCGCGCGCGTTCGGCCCGGCGGGCCAATGGGTGATGGCGCTGATGGTGGCCGTGGCGGCGATCACATCGATGAACGCGACGATGATCGTCGGCGCTCGCACCAATTTCGCCGTGGGGCGTGACTGGTCGGCGCTCGCCTTTCTGGGCCGCTGGCAACAGGCGCGCGGTGTGCCGAGCGTGGCGCTGTATGCGCAGTCGATCTGCGCGTTGCTGCTCATCGTGCTGGGCGACCACATGCGCAGCGGCTTTCAGACCATGGTGGATTTCACCGCGCCCGTGTTCTGGTTGTTCTTTCTGCTTTCCACACTCGCGCTCATCGTGCTGCGTGTGCGCGAGCCGCATGCCGAGCGGCCTTTTCACGTGCCGTTCTATCCCGTTGTCCCGCTGCTGTTTGCAGGCGTTTGCGGCTACATGCTGTGGTCTTCGCTGGCCTATGTGCGAACGGGTGCGTTGGTGGGCGTGGGCGTGTTGGCGCTGGGCGCGGCTTTGCTCTGGTGGCTGGAGCGTGTGTCGCGAACACATTGA